CAAGTGTCGGAGGCGGCGATGTTGATCTTTTATATGTAACGGAGCCTGAATATGTGTACTGCGGCGTTTATGAGGGAGAGATAATGCGCAGGGACAATGAGGTCGTAGTGGGAAGCACTGTTGCCGAAAGGCTCGGAGTTGGGGTAGGCGATGAGATAGTTATTGAATACGGAGATGAGAGCGGACGTTATCTTATAACAGGTCTTCAGCAGTCTAT
Above is a genomic segment from Ruminococcus flavefaciens AE3010 containing:
- a CDS encoding ABC transporter permease, translating into MLISTLRNTSFEASYKAIDKIKNVNGISQVYGLGWTTASVGGGDVDLLYVTEPEYVYCGVYEGEIMRRDNEVVVGSTVAERLGVGVGDEIVIEYGDESGRYLITGLQQSMLSNRIYITDKGAQAIGVNTTYDYFVQE